In Elaeis guineensis isolate ETL-2024a chromosome 1, EG11, whole genome shotgun sequence, a genomic segment contains:
- the LOC105035101 gene encoding E3 ubiquitin-protein ligase SGR9, amyloplastic: protein MDDSSSSSGEAVMAALLRLPARAFSDLTRALAADLRLQRRRLSLLLLSPLHFSRALAHLHSLSLPEKTLLLARLLLRHLHSLLPSLSGTAAAAAAHSLRLQDLDAALLLLAMCDAYDSDRPHADWHTRIAGHAVAAALSPAGLGAGGWAVLGHYVDAAAKCRRLFEVVSGEGGKVGVEVAAAVAAVVALPSVECSSRGRECVICKEEMEVGRDVCELPCGHWFHWGCVLGWLRKRNTCPCCRFELPADDVFYEMGRMWRTLLRMGGGM, encoded by the coding sequence ATGGAcgactcctcctcctcctcgggcGAGGCCGTAATGGCCGCCCTCCTCCGCCTCCCCGCGCGCGCCTTCTCGGATCTCACCCGCGCCCTCGCCGCCGATCTTCGCCTCCAGCGACGCCGCCTCTCGCTCCTTCTCCTCTCCCCCCTCCACTTCTCTCGCGCCCTCGCCCACCTCCACTCCCTCTCCCTTCCCGAAAAGACCCTCCTCCTCGCTCGCCTCCTCCTCCGCCACCTCCACTCCCTCCTCCCCTCCCTCTCCGGCACCGCAGCAGCCGCCGCCGCCCACAGCCTACGCCTCCAGGACCTCGACGCCGCCCTCCTCCTCCTGGCCATGTGCGACGCCTACGACTCCGACCGCCCCCACGCCGACTGGCACACGAGGATAGCCGGGCACGCCGTCGCCGCCGCGCTGAGCCCGGCAGGGCTCGGGGCGGGTGGGTGGGCGGTCCTCGGTCACTACGTCGACGCCGCGGCCAAATGCCGGCGGTTGTTCGAGGTGGTGTCGGGGGAGGGGGGAAAGGTGGGGGTGGAGGTGGCGGCGGCGGTTGCAGCGGTGGTGGCGCTGCCGTCGGTGGAGTGCAGCAGCCGGGGGAGGGAGTGCGTGATATGCAAGGAGGAGATGGAGGTGGGGAGGGACGTGTGCGAGCTGCCATGCGGGCATTGGTTCCACTGGGGTTGTGTGCTGGGGTGGCTGAGGAAGAGGAACACCTGCCCTTGCTGCCGCTTTGAGCTTCCAGCGGACGATGTCTTCTATGAGATGGGGAGGATGTGGAGGACTCTGTTGAGGATGGGTGGTGGTATGTAA